From Ananas comosus cultivar F153 linkage group 8, ASM154086v1, whole genome shotgun sequence, one genomic window encodes:
- the LOC109714221 gene encoding probable methyltransferase PMT15, whose amino-acid sequence MAGASTPFGGGGGACKLYQSYLKRTNVLSVAFVAFLCSASYFLGVWQHAGAGPGGAAVVLTAVPCDRRAAGAGAAPATATALDFAAHHSAAAEEEGLAVEEGRRGRRGFPACDAKFAEYTPCEDRDRSLRFERERLVYRERHCPEKGEQLKCLVPAPPGYRSPPPWPESRGAAWFANVPHKELTVEKAVQNWIRVDGDKFRFPGGGTMFPNGADAYIDDMQRLAPALRSGAVRTALDTGCGVASWGAYLLSRDIITMSFAPRDTHEAQVQFALERGVPAMIGVLASNRLPYPARAFDMAHCSRCLIPWHLYDGQYLIEIDRVLRPGGYWILSGPPINWKRHWKGWQRTQEDLSAEQNAIESVAKSLCWNKIKEQEDIAIWQKPVNHVHCKASRKLVQSPPFCPAQDPDAAWYNKMETCITALPEVASIEQVAGGELKNWPERLTAVPPRISSGSLEGVTAEMFLQDTALWKKRVGYYKTVINQLGQKGRYRNLLDMNARFGGFAAALIDDPVWVMNMVPTATNIHTLGVIYERGLIGTYQDWCEAMSTYPRTYDLIHADSVFTLYKDRCEMEDILLEMDRILRPEGTVIFRDDVDILVKIKSIADGMRWDSQIVDHEDGPLKREKLLLVVKTYWTAQDQNHEQ is encoded by the exons ATGGCGGGGGCTTCTACGcccttcggcggcggcggcggcgcgtgcAAGCTCTACCAGAGTTACCTGAAGCGCACGAACGTCCTCTCCGTCGCCTTCGTCGCCTTCCTCTGCTCCGCCTCCTACTTCCTCGGCGTCTGGCAGCACGCCGGCGCCGGccccggcggcgccgccgtcgTGCTCACCGCCGTCCCCTGCGATCGCcgcgccgccggcgccggcgccgctccggcgacggcgacggcgctGGACTTCGCGGCGCACcactcggcggcggcggaggaggaggggttggCGGTGGAGGAAGGGCGGAGGGGGCGGCGGGGGTTCCCGGCGTGCGACGCGAAGTTCGCGGAGTACACGCCGTGCGAGGATCGGGACCGGTCGCTGCGGTTCGAGAGGGAGCGGCTGGTGTACAGGGAGCGGCATTGCCCGGAGAAGGGCGAGCAGCTCAAGTGCCTGGTCCCGGCGCCGCCCGGATACCGGAGCCCGCCCCCGTGGCCCGAGAGCCGCGGCGCGGCGTGGTTCGCCAACGTGCCGCACAAGGAGCTCACCGTCGAGAAGGCCGTGCAGAACTGGATCCGCGTCGACGGCGACAAGTTCCGCTTCCCCGGCGGCGGCACCATGTTCCCCAACGGCGCCGACGCCTACATCGACGACATGCAGCGCCTCGCCCCCGCCCTCCGCTCCGGCGCCGTCCGCACCGCTCTCGACACCGGCTGCGGG GTGGCGAGCTGGGGCGCGTATTTGCTGTCGCGGGACATCATCACCATGTCGTTTGCGCCGCGGGACACACACGAGGCGCAGGTCCAGTTCGCGCTGGAGCGCGGCGTCCCGGCCATGATCGGCGTGCTCGCCTCCAACCGCCTCCCCTACCCCGCCCGGGCCTTCGACATGGCCCACTGCTCCCGCTGCCTCATCCCGTGGCACCTCTACG ATGGGCAGTACTTGATCGAAATTGACCGCGTTCTGCGGCCCGGAGGGTACTGGATCCTGTCGGGGCCGCCGATCAACTGGAAGCGCCACTGGAAGGGGTGGCAGAGGACTCAGGAGGATCTGAGCGCGGAGCAGAATGCAATCGAGTCCGTCGCGAAGAGCCTCTGCTGGAACAAGATCAAGGAGCAGGAAGACATTGCAATTTGGCAGAAACCAGTCAACCACGTCCACTGCAAGGCCAGCAGAAAGCTCGTCCAGTCCCCGCCGTTCTGCCCTGCTCAAGATCCTGATGCTGCTTG GTACAACAAGATGGAGACCTGCATTACTGCCCTGCCCGAGGTGGCCAGCATCGAGCAGGTGGCGGGGGGAGAGCTGAAGAATTGGCCGGAGAGGCTGACGGCGGTGCCGCCGAGGATCAGCAGCGGAAGCCTCGAGGGAGTGACGGCCGAGATGTTCTTGCAGGACACGGCGCTGTGGAAGAAGAGGGTGGGGTACTACAAGACGGTGATCAACCAGCTGGGGCAGAAGGGCAGATACCGTAACCTGCTCGACATGAATGCGCGGTTCGGGGGGTTTGCCGCCGCGCTCATCGACGACCCCGTCTGGGTCATGAACATGGTCCCGACCGCCACAAACATTCACACTCTCGGAGTGATCTACGAGCGCGGGCTCATCGGCACTTACCAGGATTG GTGTGAGGCCATGTCTACTTATCCAAGAACATATGATCTCATTCATGCTGACTCAGTGTTCACCCTCTACAAGGACAG GTGTGAGATGGAAGACATTCTATTGGAGATGGATCGGATCCTGAGGCCGGAGGGCACGGTGATCTTCAGAGACGACGTCGACATTCTGGTGAAGATCAAGAGCATCGCCGACGGCATGCGGTGGGATAGCCAGATCGTCGATCACGAGGACGGCCCGCTGAAGCGGGAGAAGCTTCTCTTGGTTGTGAAAACATACTGGACTGCCCAGGACCAAAACCATGAGCAATAA